Proteins co-encoded in one Pseudomonadota bacterium genomic window:
- the larC gene encoding nickel pincer cofactor biosynthesis protein LarC translates to MTSFAKPPGECASQLDAGAGPNCMLFLDAFSGVSGDMLVAALLDLGVPLQLVQRALEPLPLGGYRIELSEVRRSSIRALRFRVVVEPAQPSRDYASIRDVLQGTSSLTDGARAMALESFACLARAEARVHGVELERVHFHEVGAVDSIVDIVAAAVCIDHLSARVACSPLPMGRGFVATQHGSLPLPAPATLECLRAVPTYDAGIEAELVTPTGACLVATLATSFERWPAIVPERVGWGAGSRALDDRPNALRAVLGKPGPAASDRQRECVLVETNVDDISGEHVAFALQRVLEQGAVDAWASPIGMKKGRPGVLLSALVRRSQLHAVSHTLLSETGSLGVRSRAVDRIERPRRSVEVTTPYGRVTVKIADRDGLPAQIKPEYEACQRLASAKDIPIRQVYQAALASALEVTRRR, encoded by the coding sequence ATGACGAGCTTTGCCAAACCACCGGGCGAGTGCGCGAGCCAGCTTGATGCCGGAGCCGGACCGAACTGCATGCTGTTCCTCGATGCGTTCTCGGGTGTTTCAGGCGATATGCTGGTGGCGGCTCTGCTTGACCTGGGTGTCCCGCTGCAGCTGGTGCAGCGGGCGCTCGAACCGCTGCCCCTTGGCGGCTACCGCATCGAGCTCAGCGAGGTGCGCAGGTCCTCGATTCGAGCGCTACGATTTCGGGTCGTGGTCGAGCCCGCGCAGCCCTCGAGAGACTACGCCAGCATCAGAGACGTGCTGCAGGGCACGAGCTCTCTCACCGACGGTGCTCGCGCCATGGCGCTCGAGAGCTTTGCTTGCTTGGCTCGCGCTGAAGCCAGGGTACACGGCGTGGAGCTCGAGCGGGTGCACTTCCATGAGGTCGGGGCCGTGGATTCGATCGTGGACATCGTGGCCGCGGCGGTGTGCATCGATCATCTCTCGGCCCGCGTCGCGTGTTCACCCTTGCCCATGGGCAGGGGCTTCGTTGCGACGCAGCACGGATCGTTGCCGCTGCCCGCGCCCGCCACGCTCGAGTGCCTGCGCGCCGTGCCCACCTACGACGCCGGCATCGAGGCCGAGCTGGTCACGCCGACGGGTGCTTGCCTTGTCGCTACGCTGGCGACGAGCTTCGAGCGCTGGCCTGCTATCGTGCCCGAGCGCGTGGGGTGGGGCGCAGGCAGTCGAGCGCTCGATGATCGCCCCAACGCCCTGCGCGCCGTGCTGGGCAAGCCCGGCCCGGCCGCATCTGACCGCCAGCGCGAATGCGTCCTGGTCGAGACGAATGTCGATGACATCAGCGGCGAGCATGTTGCCTTCGCCCTGCAGCGGGTGCTCGAGCAAGGGGCTGTCGACGCGTGGGCCAGCCCGATCGGGATGAAGAAAGGGCGTCCGGGCGTGCTGCTGTCGGCGCTCGTGCGGCGCTCGCAGCTGCACGCGGTGAGCCACACGCTGCTGTCGGAAACGGGAAGTCTCGGCGTACGCTCGCGCGCGGTGGACCGGATCGAGCGCCCCCGACGCAGCGTAGAAGTCACGACGCCCTACGGGCGAGTCACGGTCAAGATCGCAGACAGAGACGGCCTCCCGGCACAGATCAAGCCCGAGTACGAGGCTTGCCAGCGATTAGCGAGCGCCAAGGACATCCCGATTCGACAGGTGTACCAAGCCGCGCTGGCGAGCGCTCTCGAGGTCACGCGCAGGCGTTGA
- the larB gene encoding nickel pincer cofactor biosynthesis protein LarB: MSLEELERVLAALARGETSVPQALEQLRELPFTDLGFAKVDHHRALRLGYPEVVLGQGKTPAQVVSVAESLYLKGARVLVTRASSEQADAMRERFTATRHDAVARTIVLEHEPLDPRGRGPICVVTAGTSDIPVAQEAVVTAQTLGNEVTRLFDVGVAGIHRLFAHRAELEQASVIIVVAGMEGALASVIGGLIARPIIAVPTSIGYGASLQGLAALLGMLNSCASGVSVVNIDNGFGAACAAHRINQQQA; this comes from the coding sequence GTGTCCCTTGAAGAGCTAGAACGCGTGCTCGCCGCCCTGGCACGCGGCGAGACGAGCGTGCCGCAGGCGCTCGAGCAGCTACGAGAGCTGCCGTTCACCGACCTCGGTTTCGCGAAGGTCGACCATCATCGTGCGCTCCGCCTCGGCTATCCAGAGGTCGTGCTCGGGCAGGGCAAGACCCCGGCGCAAGTGGTTTCCGTTGCGGAGTCGCTGTACCTGAAGGGAGCGCGCGTGCTGGTCACGCGAGCGTCCAGCGAGCAGGCGGATGCCATGCGCGAGCGCTTCACGGCGACCAGGCACGATGCGGTCGCGAGGACGATCGTGCTCGAGCACGAGCCGCTCGACCCACGAGGCCGCGGACCCATCTGCGTGGTGACGGCGGGCACGAGCGACATTCCCGTGGCCCAGGAGGCCGTCGTCACGGCGCAAACGCTGGGCAACGAGGTCACGCGCTTGTTCGACGTCGGCGTCGCTGGCATTCACCGTCTGTTTGCCCACCGTGCCGAGCTGGAGCAGGCGAGCGTCATCATCGTGGTGGCTGGCATGGAAGGCGCGCTCGCGAGCGTGATCGGCGGCCTGATCGCGAGGCCCATTATCGCGGTGCCGACGTCTATCGGTTATGGAGCGAGCCTGCAGGGTCTCGCGGCTTTGCTCGGCATGCTCAACAGCTGTGCCTCCGGCGTCAGCGTAGTCAACATCGACAACGGTTTCGGCGCCGCGTGTGCGGCGCACCGCATCAATCAACAGCAAGCATGA